Proteins encoded by one window of Aliivibrio wodanis:
- a CDS encoding putative NAD dependent epimerase/dehydratase: MKILITGSTGLIGKQLLDHLKGHHLVLLTRNIQKAELALNHLALPHADFISDLSSFNDFNDIDAIINLAGEPIAERKWTQKQKNIIINSRCNLTDELAQLCLKSLTPPRCFISGSAIGYYGNTGSQDINETTEIVSSDFSHQVCQQWENKALQAQNNQTRVCLLRTGIVLSPLGGALKKMQLPYQFGLGGPIGDGKQYMSWIHIDDMVLAILHLLDQEGSSGIYNLTAPHPVTNQTFSKALAKTLKRPHFLFTPKILIKGILGEASALLTDSQRVRPKRLVHEGFKFRYSRIESALKQLFN, from the coding sequence ATGAAAATACTTATCACAGGTAGTACAGGGTTAATAGGAAAACAGCTATTAGACCACCTTAAAGGTCACCACTTGGTGTTATTAACTCGCAATATTCAAAAGGCTGAATTAGCACTTAACCACCTAGCGCTACCTCATGCTGATTTTATATCAGACCTTTCCTCCTTTAATGATTTCAATGATATTGACGCCATTATTAACTTAGCCGGAGAACCTATTGCCGAAAGAAAATGGACTCAAAAACAAAAAAACATAATTATCAATAGTCGCTGTAACCTTACCGATGAGCTTGCCCAACTTTGTTTAAAATCACTCACTCCACCACGCTGTTTTATTTCTGGTTCTGCGATTGGTTATTATGGTAATACTGGCAGCCAAGATATCAATGAAACAACCGAAATTGTGTCATCAGATTTTTCCCATCAAGTATGCCAACAATGGGAAAATAAAGCCTTACAAGCTCAAAATAATCAAACTCGTGTTTGTCTTTTACGCACTGGTATTGTTTTATCACCACTAGGGGGCGCTCTTAAAAAGATGCAATTGCCCTACCAGTTTGGGCTGGGTGGTCCAATAGGGGATGGAAAGCAATATATGTCATGGATCCATATTGATGATATGGTTCTCGCTATATTACACCTCTTAGATCAAGAGGGTAGCAGTGGTATTTACAACCTAACAGCTCCTCATCCAGTAACTAACCAGACCTTTAGCAAAGCGTTAGCAAAAACGCTAAAGCGACCGCACTTCCTATTTACTCCTAAAATTCTCATTAAAGGCATTTTAGGCGAAGCTTCCGCCTTACTGACTGACAGCCAAAGAGTACGACCAAAACGTTTAGTTCACGAAGGCTTTAAATTCCGTTATTCACGTATTGAGTCTGCTTTGAAACAGTTATTTAACTAA
- the yfcE gene encoding phosphodiesterase YfcE, whose amino-acid sequence MKLFFASDLHGSLPATQRVIDTFLASKADHLILLGDLINFGPRNPLPEGHNPLAVAELLNQYAESIIAVRGNCDSEVDQMLLSFPIMADYNIVLLPTGQKLFLTHGHVYNADKRPLLKKGDIIAHGHTHITVAEWQGDQIIFNPGSTTFPRKEGGKPSYGLFDGKRLSVHDFDGNILNTIEC is encoded by the coding sequence GTGAAGTTATTTTTTGCATCAGATCTGCATGGCTCTTTACCTGCAACACAACGTGTTATTGATACGTTTTTAGCTTCTAAAGCGGATCACTTAATTCTGCTAGGTGATTTGATTAATTTTGGTCCAAGAAATCCGTTACCAGAAGGGCATAACCCTCTTGCAGTGGCTGAGTTACTGAATCAATACGCAGAGTCTATCATTGCAGTAAGAGGAAATTGTGACAGTGAAGTCGATCAAATGCTGTTATCTTTTCCGATCATGGCTGATTACAATATTGTTTTGTTACCGACAGGGCAGAAGTTATTTTTAACGCATGGTCATGTTTATAATGCAGATAAACGTCCTTTATTAAAGAAGGGCGATATTATTGCGCATGGACATACTCATATTACTGTCGCAGAGTGGCAGGGAGATCAAATTATTTTTAATCCAGGCTCAACTACGTTTCCTCGAAAAGAAGGTGGGAAGCCTAGCTATGGCTTATTTGATGGGAAAAGATTGTCAGTTCATGACTTTGATGGAAATATTCTTAATACCATTGAGTGTTAA
- the toxS gene encoding transmembrane regulatory protein ToxS, with amino-acid sequence MWLNGEQLPVIKRFFPITLLFISIISSAWFYWESDSKVEQLLTSKEWQSMSTVRIDSNYEDMGPLKRADIKSNVVYLPNKTYSKSSTLVIYSGLPNEATPLTINVMETGNWDYSGDYLLIDPTEFKDVTSNDNKDFSGSQKKLIMRVFRMDAQQSKRVDVINNKTLLLTSLNYGSGILFSH; translated from the coding sequence ATGTGGTTAAATGGCGAACAACTTCCAGTTATAAAACGTTTTTTTCCGATAACCCTTCTTTTTATCTCAATAATAAGCAGTGCTTGGTTTTATTGGGAAAGTGACAGTAAAGTTGAACAACTACTAACATCGAAAGAATGGCAGAGCATGAGTACGGTTCGCATTGATTCTAATTATGAAGATATGGGACCACTGAAGCGTGCAGACATTAAATCAAATGTTGTCTATCTACCGAATAAAACTTATTCAAAATCATCAACATTAGTTATCTATAGTGGCCTTCCTAATGAAGCAACACCTTTAACTATCAATGTAATGGAAACTGGAAATTGGGATTATAGTGGTGACTACTTATTGATTGATCCAACAGAGTTTAAAGACGTAACTTCAAATGATAATAAAGATTTTTCTGGCTCACAAAAAAAGTTGATTATGCGTGTATTTAGAATGGATGCTCAACAAAGTAAGCGTGTTGATGTCATCAATAATAAAACTCTATTATTGACTAGTTTGAATTATGGCTCTGGTATTTTATTTTCACACTAA
- the toxR gene encoding transcriptional regulator ToxR protein, producing the protein MNIENKKIIIGDRFLFDPNDNSLIDTLNDDDIIRLGGNESRVLSLLIQEPGKVVSRHELHEYVWRDQGFEVDDSSLTQAISTLRKMLQDPTKLPVYVKTVPKRGYQFISTAVAHLDPEKEVESQAINENIPSSDTREPVVEAPVEIPQQVAAHVTSTGKSSKDSNKSQAHLSLLGTLTLIIAFILPIIAYINHTPKSDAFIQVANYDETPIFVPVSHPNIDRWKPLIEQCTVYYNSNHIGALKPIEVIATSGQPNHITLNYIHNEENSDQSISVRLLIDQQEVDKVCG; encoded by the coding sequence ATGAATATAGAAAATAAAAAAATTATTATTGGCGACCGGTTCCTATTTGATCCAAACGATAATAGTCTCATCGACACATTAAATGATGATGATATTATTCGCTTGGGTGGCAATGAAAGCCGTGTTTTAAGCCTGCTTATTCAAGAACCAGGGAAGGTTGTTAGTCGTCACGAATTACATGAATATGTATGGCGTGATCAAGGATTTGAAGTCGATGATTCCAGTTTAACACAAGCAATTTCTACATTACGGAAAATGCTACAAGATCCTACAAAGCTACCTGTTTATGTGAAAACAGTGCCTAAGCGTGGGTATCAGTTTATTTCAACAGCTGTCGCACACTTGGACCCAGAGAAAGAGGTTGAATCACAAGCTATAAATGAAAATATACCTTCATCTGACACTCGAGAACCTGTTGTAGAAGCACCCGTTGAGATACCGCAACAAGTTGCTGCTCATGTTACATCTACTGGTAAATCATCAAAAGATAGTAATAAATCTCAGGCTCATTTATCCTTATTGGGAACATTAACTCTGATCATAGCGTTTATTTTACCGATCATTGCTTATATTAATCACACGCCTAAATCAGATGCATTTATTCAAGTCGCCAATTACGATGAAACACCTATTTTTGTTCCAGTGAGTCATCCTAACATCGATAGGTGGAAACCACTTATAGAGCAATGCACTGTTTACTATAATTCAAACCATATTGGTGCACTAAAACCAATAGAAGTGATTGCGACCAGTGGTCAACCTAACCACATAACATTGAATTATATTCATAATGAAGAGAACAGTGATCAAAGCATTAGCGTACGTTTACTGATTGACCAACAAGAGGTGGATAAAGTATGTGGTTAA